A DNA window from uncultured Methanoregula sp. contains the following coding sequences:
- a CDS encoding ribose 1,5-bisphosphate isomerase yields MIVTDTAEKIKSMEIRGAGRIARAAAEALRDHALLVQAPDAALFRREMEEAAAILVATRPTAVSLPNAVHIVMNGIGDAKTADEARSSVVRRAEQFIRSSQHAVERIAEFGARHIRDGDVILTHCNSEVALGCIIEAHRSGKKIEVFATEVRPRNQGHITIRTLNDAGIKTNFIVDSAVRSFINDIDLVVVGADAVTVNGAVVNKIGTSQVAHTAAEARVNVLVAAETYKFAPRTVIGELIQIEERAAAEVLPDEIAKTLKNVTVRNPAFDITPAEYIDLIVTEQGVIPPQMAYVIIREYLGWGIEEFHNDLILNNNHED; encoded by the coding sequence ATGATCGTAACTGATACCGCAGAGAAGATAAAGAGCATGGAGATCCGGGGTGCCGGCAGGATCGCACGGGCCGCAGCCGAAGCCCTGAGGGACCATGCCCTTCTTGTCCAGGCCCCGGATGCGGCTCTGTTCCGCAGGGAGATGGAAGAGGCCGCCGCCATCCTTGTCGCAACCCGTCCCACGGCTGTCTCCCTACCGAACGCGGTCCACATCGTGATGAACGGGATTGGGGATGCGAAGACCGCGGACGAAGCCCGGTCCAGTGTGGTCAGACGTGCTGAACAGTTCATCCGATCCTCTCAGCACGCAGTTGAACGGATCGCGGAGTTCGGAGCCCGCCATATCCGTGACGGGGATGTCATCCTCACGCACTGCAACTCGGAAGTAGCGCTCGGGTGCATCATCGAGGCCCACCGGAGCGGCAAGAAGATTGAGGTCTTTGCAACCGAAGTGCGGCCGAGAAACCAGGGGCATATCACGATCAGGACCTTAAACGATGCCGGGATCAAGACCAACTTCATTGTCGATTCGGCAGTCAGATCCTTCATCAACGATATCGATCTCGTGGTTGTCGGGGCCGATGCGGTCACCGTCAACGGGGCGGTTGTTAACAAGATCGGGACTTCCCAGGTGGCCCATACTGCTGCCGAGGCCCGGGTGAATGTTCTCGTGGCTGCCGAGACCTACAAGTTTGCACCGCGGACGGTCATCGGGGAGCTGATACAGATCGAGGAGAGAGCAGCGGCCGAAGTGCTGCCGGATGAGATCGCAAAGACTCTCAAAAACGTAACGGTCCGCAATCCGGCATTCGACATCACCCCGGCGGAATATATCGATCTCATCGTCACCGAACAGGGAGTGATCCCGCCGCAGATGGCCTATGTGATCATCAGGGAGTACCTTGGCTGGGGAATCGAGGAGTTCCATAACGATCTCATTCTCAATAACAATCACGAAGACTGA
- the atwA gene encoding methyl coenzyme M reductase system, component A2 has protein sequence MKAPLITVENLCMDFDGERVLKDISFEIAEGEILGIIGRSGAGKTVLMHLIRGVEQPPTSGRIIYHVAACPGCDYLDVASSAGKSCPHCGATLASLDVDLWNEKNETLTRRVMRRTAIMFQRTFALYGDDRVIENVLHALDDINYPQEKAISRAADLIDQVRLSHRMMHIARDLSGGEKQRVVLARQLAKEPFMLFADEPTGTLDPGTAKVVHSMLTEAAKTNNMGIVVTSHFSQVIEDVAHRAILLADGVIAKIGTPKEVISEFMKGFDDTEKFEEAELGEQVVVARDLVKRYISVDRGVVKAVNGVSFEVSTKEIFGIIGKSGAGKTTLSGILAGLVEPTSGEINVRIGDEWIDMTKPGIEQRGRATGYIGLLHQEYDLFPHRTVLDNLTDAIGLEFPKELAMRKALITLRMAGFTEEKSKEILDRMPAQLSEGERHRVALAQVLIREPRIVILDEPTGTMDPITKIDVKHSIMHSREEMDETFIVVSHDMDFVRDICDRLALMRAGKIVQIGKTADVLAILTEEEKKVMGQQQPPA, from the coding sequence ATGAAGGCTCCATTGATCACGGTCGAAAACCTCTGCATGGATTTTGATGGCGAGAGGGTACTCAAAGATATCTCTTTTGAGATTGCGGAAGGAGAGATCCTGGGGATTATCGGCAGGAGCGGGGCGGGAAAGACGGTCCTGATGCACCTGATCCGGGGTGTTGAGCAGCCCCCGACCAGCGGCCGGATCATTTACCACGTAGCAGCCTGTCCCGGTTGCGATTACCTGGATGTGGCCAGTTCTGCCGGGAAGAGCTGCCCCCATTGCGGCGCAACGCTTGCCTCCCTTGACGTGGATCTCTGGAACGAGAAGAACGAAACGCTCACCCGCAGGGTTATGCGCAGGACCGCTATCATGTTCCAGCGGACCTTTGCTCTCTATGGCGACGACCGCGTCATAGAGAACGTCCTTCACGCCCTTGACGATATCAACTACCCGCAGGAGAAAGCCATAAGCCGGGCAGCGGATCTCATCGACCAGGTGCGACTTTCGCACCGGATGATGCATATCGCCCGCGATCTTTCAGGAGGCGAGAAGCAGCGGGTGGTCCTCGCCCGCCAGCTGGCAAAGGAGCCCTTCATGCTGTTTGCCGATGAGCCGACCGGTACCCTTGACCCGGGAACCGCAAAGGTCGTCCACTCGATGCTCACGGAAGCAGCGAAGACCAATAACATGGGCATAGTCGTTACCTCCCACTTCTCGCAGGTGATAGAGGATGTCGCCCACCGTGCAATCCTGCTTGCCGATGGCGTCATTGCAAAGATCGGCACACCAAAAGAAGTCATTTCAGAGTTCATGAAAGGGTTCGACGATACCGAGAAGTTCGAGGAAGCAGAACTTGGCGAACAGGTTGTCGTTGCCCGGGATCTTGTCAAGCGCTACATCTCAGTGGACAGAGGTGTTGTAAAAGCGGTCAATGGCGTCTCGTTCGAGGTGTCAACAAAGGAGATCTTCGGTATCATCGGCAAGAGCGGGGCGGGAAAGACCACGCTCTCCGGTATCCTGGCCGGCCTTGTCGAGCCGACCAGCGGCGAGATCAATGTCCGCATCGGGGATGAATGGATCGACATGACAAAGCCCGGTATCGAACAGCGGGGCCGGGCCACCGGGTATATCGGCCTCCTCCATCAGGAGTACGATCTCTTCCCCCACCGGACCGTGCTCGACAACCTGACCGATGCAATCGGCCTTGAGTTCCCCAAGGAGCTCGCCATGCGCAAGGCCTTAATCACGCTCAGGATGGCAGGCTTCACGGAAGAGAAGAGCAAAGAGATCCTGGACCGGATGCCGGCCCAGCTCTCTGAGGGAGAACGGCACCGGGTTGCCCTCGCCCAGGTGCTTATCCGCGAACCGAGAATCGTGATCCTCGATGAGCCGACCGGTACCATGGACCCGATCACCAAGATCGATGTCAAGCATTCGATCATGCACTCCCGCGAAGAGATGGACGAGACCTTCATCGTTGTATCTCATGACATGGATTTCGTGCGGGACATCTGCGACCGGCTTGCCCTGATGCGGGCCGGCAAGATTGTCCAGATCGGGAAGACCGCCGATGTTCTTGCCATCCTGACCGAGGAAGAGAAGAAGGTCATGGGCCAGCAACAGCCGCCGGCCTGA
- a CDS encoding methanogenesis marker 3 protein yields MPTIHLDGKRLEIGNGVTLASLLPDHPKDCAIGIIRPAAQQKTETGSLAIRTTAGEVTIEIGGGNAGLFESPGTTERLVLHWGDRYAAAFGPFPSAIRPQRKQHLYERGDVILGCGGYDPARSYLIFSKSRHSADHGADESGGIIGKVVSGRAVLDRWTTGDRITGIEPVISWADTSRSFTTTDMTLVPEDGMQIVTYVEVMAQGYTPERITTEAAGSVEHMLLVLQRGRFVTGRATSTHIMDPHLAGTEDVPKEFRRPRREGTVTVRTTGKSAGGVYIYRADVPSSLVHSVVGQVVHGIELAKLAKEHDVLSVRVLPARIDLLGLPLAQAQDLATARGVTLKADKTEGNRIVVSQEPGTTLDVLNERLVTVTTAPSEKVIDIELDDENAPLSCEVFRRFTGLKEHDAGMMPVFFKFEDTVLFKPAIAPGTKIIPENPPKDEVPAAALAITNDSRKGAGLVGVRLIANREFGPTSEPFEGTNLIGRVIDTEKLKKLKERETVYVREVKR; encoded by the coding sequence ATGCCTACGATCCATCTCGATGGAAAGAGGCTGGAGATCGGGAATGGAGTTACGCTTGCGTCCCTTCTTCCCGATCACCCGAAAGATTGTGCTATCGGGATCATCCGGCCTGCAGCACAGCAGAAGACCGAGACAGGAAGTCTTGCCATCAGGACAACAGCCGGTGAGGTGACCATTGAGATCGGGGGCGGGAATGCGGGTCTCTTCGAATCCCCGGGAACTACTGAAAGGCTCGTTCTTCACTGGGGAGACCGGTACGCTGCGGCATTCGGGCCGTTTCCATCGGCAATCCGCCCGCAGAGAAAGCAGCACCTGTACGAACGGGGCGATGTCATCCTCGGCTGCGGGGGATACGATCCGGCCCGGTCTTATCTCATTTTTTCCAAGAGCCGGCATTCGGCAGACCATGGTGCCGATGAAAGCGGGGGCATCATCGGCAAAGTGGTGAGCGGCAGGGCGGTCCTCGACCGCTGGACAACCGGCGATCGGATTACCGGGATCGAGCCGGTCATCAGCTGGGCCGATACAAGCCGTTCGTTCACCACTACCGACATGACCCTCGTTCCCGAGGACGGGATGCAGATCGTGACGTACGTGGAGGTGATGGCACAAGGGTATACGCCCGAACGCATCACCACCGAGGCGGCCGGGAGCGTGGAGCACATGCTCCTCGTACTCCAGCGCGGAAGGTTCGTGACCGGACGGGCCACAAGCACCCACATCATGGACCCGCATCTTGCCGGAACAGAGGATGTGCCAAAAGAGTTCCGCCGCCCCCGCCGGGAGGGAACGGTCACGGTCAGGACAACCGGGAAGTCTGCCGGGGGGGTGTACATTTACCGGGCGGATGTCCCCAGCAGCCTTGTCCACAGCGTTGTCGGTCAGGTTGTCCATGGTATCGAACTGGCTAAACTTGCAAAGGAGCACGATGTGCTCTCCGTGCGGGTGCTACCGGCCCGCATCGATCTCCTCGGACTTCCCCTCGCCCAGGCACAGGATCTGGCCACTGCCCGTGGTGTCACGCTTAAGGCCGACAAGACCGAAGGGAACCGGATTGTCGTATCCCAGGAGCCGGGAACAACGCTGGATGTCTTAAACGAACGCCTCGTCACCGTGACAACCGCCCCGTCAGAGAAAGTGATCGATATCGAACTGGACGATGAAAACGCACCCCTCAGCTGTGAGGTCTTCAGGAGGTTTACCGGGCTCAAGGAGCACGATGCCGGCATGATGCCGGTCTTCTTCAAGTTCGAGGACACGGTCCTCTTCAAGCCGGCTATAGCGCCGGGCACCAAGATAATCCCGGAGAACCCGCCAAAGGACGAGGTGCCCGCAGCAGCGCTCGCGATAACGAACGATTCCCGCAAGGGAGCGGGTCTTGTCGGCGTGCGCCTCATAGCCAACCGGGAGTTCGGCCCTACATCTGAGCCGTTCGAGGGGACTAATTTGATCGGACGCGTGATCGATACGGAGAAACTTAAAAAACTCAAGGAGCGGGAGACCGTGTATGTCAGGGAGGTGAAGCGGTGA
- a CDS encoding HAD family hydrolase codes for MSVAVVFDSAGTLLNTYRVAKDICNKKLLPGIETTTLTFSSPDRVLIVLPVHSKDLMATLPDTLLSQYLIDRHIGFGVSCTRKILTAEDIGDVLYEDRRARAGDLQECIRNVWSVCKEEYMVTLNSGAIINMAHKAVEFTITAGGWPFPGAKETITALHRMGVPTFIASGDRVTKLEMMADHFGIPRDRVYGVATPSVKAQIVSDLRQEYDRVLMVGDGINDLFALRNADIAILTVEQPGERPEELFKEADFVVKNVSEVRGIVQDLLGPGKICDRDGSGASYKR; via the coding sequence ATATCGGTTGCCGTGGTCTTTGACAGTGCCGGAACGCTCCTGAACACGTACCGGGTTGCAAAGGATATCTGTAATAAAAAACTCCTCCCGGGCATCGAGACAACAACCCTCACCTTCAGCTCGCCGGACCGGGTCCTCATCGTCCTGCCGGTCCATTCCAAGGACCTCATGGCCACCCTGCCGGACACCCTCCTGTCCCAGTACCTGATCGACCGGCATATCGGTTTTGGTGTCAGCTGCACCCGGAAGATCCTGACTGCCGAGGATATCGGCGATGTTCTTTATGAGGACCGGAGGGCACGTGCCGGAGATCTCCAGGAATGTATCCGGAATGTCTGGTCGGTCTGCAAGGAGGAGTACATGGTCACCCTCAACAGCGGGGCGATCATCAACATGGCGCACAAGGCGGTCGAGTTCACGATCACGGCCGGGGGATGGCCGTTCCCGGGAGCAAAAGAGACGATCACTGCCCTCCATCGCATGGGAGTCCCCACGTTCATCGCATCCGGCGACCGGGTCACAAAACTTGAAATGATGGCCGATCATTTCGGCATCCCCCGGGATCGCGTTTACGGAGTGGCAACACCCTCGGTGAAGGCCCAGATCGTCAGCGATCTCCGGCAGGAATATGATCGCGTATTGATGGTAGGGGATGGCATCAACGACCTCTTTGCCTTAAGGAATGCCGACATCGCAATCCTGACAGTCGAGCAGCCGGGGGAGCGCCCGGAAGAACTTTTCAAGGAAGCAGATTTCGTGGTGAAGAACGTAAGCGAAGTCAGGGGCATTGTGCAGGATCTGCTCGGGCCCGGTAAAATTTGCGATCGTGACGGGAGCGGTGCATCATATAAAAGGTAA